The Listeria cossartiae subsp. cossartiae genome includes a region encoding these proteins:
- a CDS encoding NUDIX hydrolase has product MSNYIKWIREKVGQDKIILNFVSGGLRDKQGRILLQKRTDKKVWGFPGGAIELGQSFEEAVIREYLEETGILVKVKSLVGIYSNYEDSYPNGDKVQPISVFFELCYVSGELSVQDEETMELQFFDEAEIPKLVNEQHEDFLADWKEFNGQVLIR; this is encoded by the coding sequence ATGAGCAACTATATCAAATGGATCAGAGAAAAAGTGGGGCAAGATAAAATTATTTTAAATTTTGTAAGCGGTGGTCTTCGGGATAAGCAAGGAAGGATACTTCTACAAAAAAGAACCGATAAAAAGGTTTGGGGATTCCCTGGAGGGGCCATTGAATTAGGACAATCTTTTGAAGAAGCAGTCATTAGAGAGTATTTAGAAGAGACGGGGATTCTTGTTAAAGTGAAATCATTAGTTGGTATATATTCTAATTATGAAGATAGTTATCCGAATGGGGACAAAGTTCAGCCGATTTCAGTGTTTTTTGAACTGTGCTATGTAAGTGGGGAGTTATCTGTTCAGGATGAGGAAACAATGGAGTTGCAATTTTTTGATGAGGCTGAGATACCTAAGTTAGTTAATGAACAGCATGAGGATTTCCTTGCAGATTGGAAGGAATTTAATGGACAAGTACTTATACGATAA
- a CDS encoding TetR/AcrR family transcriptional regulator translates to MDENRQAMLSKKWIIEALLDLLKTKPYASITITEITKKAGVARLTFYRNFDNKEEILLTRSNYLFQEYFNEIQKSGGMIDIKNALLQCFTYWKRDTEVMELLIKNNLIYLLDQPFYSFLEKIMEEVPAIKGLNEIQKTFILGGLTRTMLQWISTKNTDSPKQVTASILKLLDLEHLTN, encoded by the coding sequence ATGGATGAAAATAGACAGGCTATGTTGAGTAAGAAATGGATTATAGAAGCTTTACTAGATCTTTTAAAAACAAAACCATATGCGTCGATTACAATTACAGAGATTACTAAAAAAGCAGGAGTTGCCCGCTTAACTTTCTATCGGAATTTTGATAATAAAGAAGAAATTTTACTTACGAGATCTAATTATTTGTTTCAAGAATATTTTAATGAAATACAGAAATCAGGAGGAATGATTGATATAAAGAATGCTTTGCTACAATGTTTTACCTATTGGAAAAGAGATACAGAGGTAATGGAACTCCTTATCAAAAATAATCTCATTTATTTACTGGATCAGCCATTCTATTCTTTTTTAGAAAAAATAATGGAAGAAGTTCCAGCAATAAAAGGATTAAATGAGATACAAAAAACCTTTATTTTAGGTGGTTTAACGAGGACAATGCTTCAGTGGATTTCAACTAAAAACACCGATTCACCGAAGCAAGTGACAGCATCTATTTTGAAGTTACTTGACTTAGAGCATTTAACAAATTAA
- a CDS encoding transmembrane-type terpene cyclase, translating to MTLFLTLLSGIAWTIVYIELIRNGIKHKTYAMPLFALSLNFAWEVIYSINDLVINSNSIGVQGLVNLIWACFDLIIVYTYFKYGKKYFPENAKKYFIPFSILVFITGFAIQLAFYFSFDPIPAAQYSAFMQNVAMSILFLTMLFQRHNTRGQTLLMAYSKWIGTLAPALLMGLLQEINVYILICGFLCSIFDILYIIFLKKRKSTENKLTRNGGVL from the coding sequence ATGACATTATTTTTAACATTATTGAGTGGTATTGCTTGGACCATTGTCTATATAGAATTAATCCGAAATGGGATAAAACACAAAACCTACGCCATGCCGTTATTTGCTTTAAGTCTAAATTTTGCTTGGGAGGTTATTTATTCCATAAACGATTTAGTAATTAATTCTAATAGCATTGGTGTACAAGGATTAGTCAATCTAATATGGGCTTGCTTCGATTTAATTATTGTTTACACTTACTTTAAATACGGAAAGAAATACTTTCCTGAAAATGCAAAAAAATATTTTATTCCATTTAGCATACTTGTATTTATTACAGGTTTTGCCATTCAGCTTGCTTTTTATTTTAGTTTTGACCCAATTCCAGCTGCGCAATATTCCGCTTTTATGCAAAACGTCGCCATGTCTATTTTATTTTTAACTATGCTTTTCCAACGCCACAATACACGGGGACAAACATTATTAATGGCGTATTCTAAATGGATTGGTACACTCGCTCCAGCATTACTAATGGGACTTTTACAAGAGATTAATGTCTATATCCTTATTTGCGGTTTTCTTTGCAGTATTTTTGATATTTTATATATTATTTTCTTGAAAAAAAGAAAATCCACAGAAAATAAATTAACAAGAAACGGAGGGGTTTTATGA
- a CDS encoding NAD(P)H-dependent oxidoreductase, giving the protein MKRICIIFDHPYTGDACFNEPHNRSFSAALLLQAKEKYEQKGYIVDVIDLHKDGFDPVMHKEDLIAWRKKEVNHPLIKNYQERIMIAEELLFIFPIWWEAMPAMMKGFFDKVIAKGIIYEEVNGKKLFKNNLVNLKKVKMVTVMATPHLIYKFMFGNPITKIAFRGTFRKMGFHKLKWLNYSAVHKLSANDREKLLDAFSHKIEK; this is encoded by the coding sequence ATGAAACGGATTTGTATCATTTTTGACCACCCTTACACTGGTGATGCATGTTTTAATGAACCGCATAACCGAAGTTTCTCTGCAGCATTGTTACTTCAAGCAAAAGAAAAATACGAACAAAAGGGTTATATTGTGGATGTTATTGATCTTCATAAGGACGGATTTGATCCAGTAATGCATAAAGAGGACTTAATAGCTTGGCGCAAAAAAGAAGTAAATCATCCCTTAATTAAGAATTATCAAGAACGAATAATGATTGCCGAGGAACTCCTTTTTATTTTCCCTATTTGGTGGGAAGCAATGCCTGCGATGATGAAAGGCTTTTTTGATAAAGTAATTGCCAAAGGAATTATTTACGAAGAAGTAAACGGAAAAAAACTATTCAAAAATAATTTAGTTAATTTAAAAAAAGTAAAAATGGTGACAGTGATGGCGACTCCTCACTTGATTTATAAATTTATGTTTGGCAATCCAATTACTAAAATTGCCTTTAGAGGGACTTTTAGAAAAATGGGCTTTCATAAATTGAAATGGCTTAATTATTCCGCAGTGCATAAGCTGAGTGCTAACGATAGAGAAAAATTACTAGATGCTTTTAGTCACAAAATAGAAAAATAA
- the pta gene encoding phosphate acetyltransferase gives MSDLFTTIKGQVTGKNVRIVLPEGTDERIVGAAARLQKENIVQPILLGNKAEIEAKAKEIGVSVEGIAIHEPAIDPLFDELVDAFVERRNGKATEEAARKMLVDPNYFGTMLVYTGKAEGLVSGAAHSTGDTVRPALQIIKTKPGVSKVAGAMIMVRGEERYLFSDVAINIAPVAADLAENAIVSAETAEIFGIDPRVAMLSFSTKGSAKSDETEKVVEATALAKEKAPELTLDGEFQFDAAFVPTVAEKKAPGSVIKGDANVFIFPSLEAGNIGYKIAQRLGNFEAVGPILQGLNAPVNDLSRGCNTDDVYNLTLITAAQAVNK, from the coding sequence ATGAGTGATTTATTTACTACAATCAAAGGACAAGTTACTGGGAAAAACGTGCGCATTGTATTACCTGAAGGAACAGATGAACGTATTGTTGGAGCAGCTGCACGTCTGCAAAAAGAAAATATCGTACAACCAATTTTGCTTGGAAACAAAGCGGAAATTGAAGCAAAAGCAAAAGAAATTGGCGTTTCAGTTGAAGGAATCGCTATTCACGAACCTGCGATCGATCCACTTTTTGATGAATTAGTGGATGCATTTGTAGAACGTCGTAACGGTAAAGCAACTGAAGAAGCTGCACGTAAAATGCTCGTTGATCCAAACTATTTCGGCACAATGCTTGTATACACAGGAAAAGCAGAGGGTCTTGTAAGTGGCGCGGCTCACTCTACTGGTGACACTGTTCGTCCAGCACTACAAATTATTAAAACAAAACCAGGCGTAAGTAAAGTTGCCGGCGCGATGATTATGGTTCGCGGCGAAGAACGCTACTTATTCAGTGATGTAGCTATCAATATTGCACCAGTTGCAGCGGACTTAGCGGAAAATGCGATTGTTAGTGCGGAAACAGCAGAAATCTTCGGCATTGACCCACGTGTTGCGATGTTAAGCTTCTCTACAAAAGGTTCTGCAAAATCCGATGAAACGGAAAAAGTGGTAGAAGCAACAGCACTTGCAAAAGAAAAAGCACCTGAATTAACGCTTGATGGTGAATTCCAATTTGACGCGGCATTTGTTCCAACCGTTGCGGAGAAAAAAGCACCAGGTTCTGTTATTAAAGGGGACGCAAATGTATTCATCTTCCCAAGCCTAGAAGCAGGAAACATTGGCTACAAAATTGCGCAACGTTTAGGTAACTTTGAAGCAGTTGGACCAATTTTACAAGGCTTAAATGCACCAGTTAATGATTTATCTCGTGGTTGTAATACAGATGACGTTTATAACTTAACGTTGATTACTGCGGCACAAGCAGTGAATAAATAA
- a CDS encoding FeoA family protein, producing MQLNETAVGEKVRISELKIENAMLKRRLLALGCDEGCDICIKQKGLFGGPCTFETKGQYISIRQCDACAIMVERR from the coding sequence ATGCAATTAAATGAAACTGCTGTCGGTGAAAAAGTGCGCATCTCAGAATTAAAAATCGAGAACGCCATGCTCAAACGTCGCCTACTTGCACTCGGTTGCGATGAAGGTTGTGATATTTGTATCAAACAAAAAGGACTATTTGGTGGTCCCTGTACTTTTGAAACAAAAGGGCAATATATTAGTATTCGTCAATGTGATGCTTGTGCCATTATGGTGGAACGCAGATGA